One genomic window of Cololabis saira isolate AMF1-May2022 chromosome 3, fColSai1.1, whole genome shotgun sequence includes the following:
- the ccdc12 gene encoding coiled-coil domain-containing protein 12 — protein MEKNVGALQEQALKRKERLKALRDKQIHGKQLEGEDGEPENKRAAVEESTVERHRELKLRNYAPEDEELKERQVPKAKPASVEDKVKDQLEAANPEPIIEEVDLANLAPRKPDWDLKRDVAKKLEKLERRTQRAIAELIRDRLRGSEEELAGAVGAVRIEEGDSD, from the exons ATGGAAAAAAATGTTGGTGCGCTTCAGGAGCAGGCTCTTAAGAGAAAAGAGAGGCTAAAAGCTTTAAGAGATAAACAAATTCAT GGGAAGCAGCTAGAAGGTGAAGATGGTGAACCAGAGAACAAAAGGGCTGCAGTAGAGGAGTCCACTGTAGAGAGACACAG AGAGCTAAAACTGAGGAATTATGCTCCAGAGGATGAAGAGCTGAAGGAGAGGCAGGTACCCAAAGCCAAACCTGCGTCAG TGGAAGATAAAGTAAAAGATCAGTTGGAGGCAGCTAACCCAGAGCCCATAATTGAAGAAGTG GATTTGGCCAATCTTGCCCCAAGAAAACCAGACTG GGATCTAAAGCGTGACGTTGCAAAGAAACTGGAGAAGTTGGAACGGAGGACACAGAGGGCGATCGCTGAGCTCATCC GGGATCGTCTGCGGGGCAGTGAGGAGGAGTTGGCCGGAGCGGTGGGAGCTGTGAGAATAGAAGAAGGAGATTCTGACTGA